From a region of the Abditibacteriaceae bacterium genome:
- a CDS encoding peptide chain release factor 3 produces the protein MLSISVSSSRERKYRTRETVEAEETKVQSISTVLPDVIAFSSMDILEEVKRRRTFAIISHPDAGKTTLTEKLLMYGGAVQLAGTVSARKNARATTSDWMELEKQRGISVSSTVLQFDYNNYRVNLLDTPGHRDFSEDTYRVLTAVDAAVMVIDAGKGIEAQTHKLFEVCRRRGVPIFTFINKLDRPAREPLALLDELEKVLGIEAYPVNWPLGAGDRFKGVFDRMTNEVHLFERTAHGAYRAPVQISDLSDATVREQLHPSTYTQVCEELEMLDMAGASFDAEAVRAGKTTPVFFGSAMNNFGVQLMLDNFLAMSLPPTPRLSRDAVIQPESPEFSGFVFKIQANLDPRHRDRIAFVRIVSGQFQRDMSVTLARTGKKIRLSNAQKVFGRERETVDEAFAGDVIGIVGKDEFGIGDTLTQNPSVVFEEIPRFAPEIFAYLHNPSTAKYKRFRDGLQQLLLEGVVQSFELESGMQSAALLAAVGPLQFEVVQYRLENEYGAECRFEPLPYIAARWYAAKDGTDKKPQLPTSATLARDSSGGRIALFQDTWSLSNFAERNPDFNISDIPIK, from the coding sequence ATGCTGTCCATTTCGGTTTCTAGCAGTCGCGAACGCAAGTATCGCACGCGGGAAACTGTGGAAGCCGAAGAAACCAAAGTACAGTCGATTTCGACCGTACTTCCCGATGTGATAGCCTTTTCGTCAATGGATATTTTGGAAGAAGTGAAGCGCCGCCGCACGTTTGCGATTATTTCGCATCCCGACGCGGGCAAGACAACCTTGACGGAAAAGCTGTTGATGTATGGTGGAGCGGTGCAACTGGCAGGCACGGTTTCGGCGCGCAAAAACGCGCGCGCCACAACATCGGACTGGATGGAGCTGGAAAAGCAGCGCGGTATCTCGGTTTCCTCGACCGTACTGCAATTCGATTACAACAATTATCGCGTCAATTTGCTGGATACACCCGGTCACCGCGACTTTTCGGAAGATACCTATCGCGTCTTAACCGCTGTTGATGCGGCGGTTATGGTCATCGATGCGGGTAAAGGTATCGAAGCGCAAACGCACAAGCTGTTTGAAGTGTGCCGTCGTCGCGGTGTGCCGATTTTTACCTTTATCAACAAGCTCGACCGGCCCGCGCGCGAACCGCTGGCGCTGCTCGATGAACTGGAAAAAGTGCTTGGCATCGAAGCGTATCCGGTGAACTGGCCGCTCGGCGCGGGCGACCGCTTCAAAGGCGTTTTCGACCGGATGACCAACGAAGTGCATTTGTTTGAGCGCACAGCGCATGGTGCGTATCGCGCGCCGGTGCAAATCAGCGATTTATCTGATGCGACCGTGCGCGAACAGTTGCATCCTTCAACCTATACGCAAGTCTGCGAAGAACTCGAAATGCTCGATATGGCCGGAGCCAGTTTCGACGCCGAAGCGGTTCGCGCCGGAAAAACGACGCCGGTTTTCTTTGGCAGCGCGATGAACAACTTCGGCGTGCAACTGATGCTTGATAACTTTCTGGCGATGTCGTTGCCCCCAACGCCACGCCTCAGCCGCGATGCCGTGATTCAGCCGGAATCGCCGGAGTTTTCGGGCTTCGTTTTTAAGATTCAGGCCAACCTCGACCCGCGCCACCGCGACCGCATCGCGTTTGTGCGCATTGTGTCGGGCCAGTTCCAGCGCGACATGAGCGTCACGCTTGCGCGCACCGGCAAAAAAATTCGTTTGTCCAACGCGCAAAAAGTCTTCGGGCGCGAACGTGAAACTGTCGATGAAGCGTTCGCAGGCGATGTGATTGGTATCGTGGGCAAAGACGAATTCGGCATCGGTGACACGCTGACGCAAAATCCTTCGGTTGTCTTTGAAGAAATCCCGCGCTTTGCCCCGGAAATTTTCGCTTACCTTCACAATCCAAGTACCGCGAAATACAAGCGTTTCCGCGATGGCTTGCAGCAGCTTTTGCTGGAAGGCGTGGTGCAATCGTTCGAGCTGGAAAGCGGGATGCAAAGCGCGGCCCTTTTGGCTGCTGTTGGCCCGTTGCAGTTCGAAGTGGTGCAATACCGTTTGGAAAACGAATACGGTGCGGAATGTCGTTTCGAGCCTTTGCCTTACATCGCCGCGCGCTGGTATGCCGCAAAAGATGGAACCGACAAAAAGCCACAGTTGCCAACAAGTGCAACGCTCGCGCGCGATTCTTCCGGCGGGCGCATTGCTTTGTTTCAGGATACGTGGTCGCTGAGTAACTTCGCCGAACGCAATCCCGACTTCAACATTTCCGATATTCCGATTAAGTAA
- a CDS encoding RNA methyltransferase — MIAENTASEVQTIHSLDDACLAGYRNVRERDLRAEGVFIAEGALLVERLLRSRFPVESIFVSKESKAHISPDTLKGVPIYLADSELMRQIIGFDFHRGVLALGKRLPFPEVQVLIEHIAAQAPLQLLTCPSTETAENLGLILRSASAFGVGGVLLPTEGADPLSRRCLRQSMGSALSLPIARCADLLHELCVLRENFGVQLVAAVADTNAIPLSDFVWPSRSVLVVGNEFQGLDAAWLEACDHRVTIPIAPDCDSLNVATATGILLYHRATARK; from the coding sequence GTGATTGCAGAGAACACCGCGTCTGAGGTTCAAACCATTCATTCGCTCGACGACGCGTGCCTTGCGGGTTATCGGAATGTGCGCGAACGCGACCTGCGCGCCGAAGGCGTATTCATCGCCGAGGGCGCGCTGCTGGTAGAGCGTTTGTTACGCAGCCGTTTCCCGGTGGAATCGATCTTCGTAAGTAAAGAAAGTAAGGCTCATATTTCACCGGACACTCTAAAAGGCGTACCGATCTATCTGGCCGATTCCGAGTTGATGCGCCAGATTATCGGCTTCGATTTTCATCGGGGTGTATTAGCTTTGGGAAAACGCCTGCCCTTTCCCGAAGTGCAGGTGCTGATCGAGCACATTGCAGCGCAAGCTCCACTGCAACTGCTGACGTGTCCATCAACGGAGACAGCCGAAAACCTGGGGCTGATTCTGCGTTCAGCTTCAGCATTTGGCGTAGGTGGTGTGTTGCTGCCAACCGAAGGCGCCGACCCATTATCTCGACGCTGTTTGCGGCAAAGTATGGGCAGCGCGCTTTCGTTGCCGATTGCGCGTTGTGCCGATTTGCTGCACGAGCTGTGTGTTTTACGCGAAAACTTTGGCGTGCAGCTGGTCGCCGCCGTCGCTGATACAAACGCAATTCCGCTTTCCGATTTCGTCTGGCCTTCGCGCTCGGTTCTTGTCGTGGGAAACGAGTTTCAAGGACTGGATGCCGCGTGGCTCGAAGCCTGCGACCATCGCGTAACAATTCCGATTGCGCCCGATTGCGATTCGCTTAATGTTGCAACGGCGACGGGAATTTTGCTGTATCACCGAGCGACGGCACGAAAATAA
- a CDS encoding YdiU family protein yields MSLSRQIDQATFYNSFVEELKGEIAPDKRPRQTPGLCYSQVEPTPVADPHLLAWSHDFAATLGLEEPSTRGTAVDVLAGNLVTPTMKPFAARYGGHQFGNWAGQLGDGRAISLGEIEATDGARWEIQLKGAGPTPYSRRADGRAVLRSSLREFLCSEAMNWLGVPTTRALSLVATGDTVVRDMFYDGNAQPEPGAVVARVAPTFVRFGNFEIMAALGETDNLRALADYVIRHHYAHLGEPSDAVYLQWFEEICRRTAVMIAHWMSVGFVHGVMNTDNMSILGITIDYGPYGWLEPYDPEWTPNTTDFSHHRYAFGQQPQVALWNLMMLARALSVLVPDVEGLRAGLTAYQETFAATQHAMMLRKLGLSSRNPELDAALIEELHASLADAEVDMTIFFRQLSHAAAALVSHNGDDATIFGGVIEAASYDDQEHTGLLQWLQNYAARLREETASAGEIEKSMLAANPKYVLRNYLAQKAIEAAESGDLSVLQRLMTVLKTPYDEQPEHDELADRRPMWASNKPGCATLSCSS; encoded by the coding sequence ATGTCTCTTTCTCGTCAAATCGATCAGGCCACTTTTTATAACTCGTTCGTTGAAGAACTAAAAGGTGAAATTGCTCCCGATAAACGCCCGCGCCAGACGCCCGGCCTTTGCTACTCACAGGTCGAGCCCACGCCGGTTGCCGACCCGCATTTGTTGGCATGGTCGCACGACTTCGCGGCGACTCTGGGCCTGGAAGAACCGTCAACGCGCGGCACCGCCGTTGATGTTCTCGCGGGCAATCTCGTCACGCCGACGATGAAGCCGTTTGCTGCGCGCTACGGCGGGCATCAATTTGGAAACTGGGCAGGACAGCTTGGCGATGGCCGCGCGATCTCTCTGGGTGAAATCGAAGCAACCGACGGCGCGCGTTGGGAAATCCAGCTTAAAGGCGCGGGGCCGACGCCCTACTCGCGCCGCGCCGATGGCCGCGCCGTGTTGCGTTCGTCGTTGCGCGAGTTTCTTTGCAGCGAAGCGATGAACTGGCTTGGCGTGCCAACAACGCGCGCACTCAGTCTCGTTGCAACCGGCGACACGGTTGTGCGCGATATGTTTTACGATGGCAACGCGCAGCCCGAACCCGGCGCAGTTGTCGCGCGCGTCGCACCGACGTTTGTGCGTTTCGGCAATTTTGAAATCATGGCGGCGCTGGGCGAAACCGACAATTTGCGTGCGCTTGCCGATTACGTGATTCGCCATCACTATGCGCATCTGGGCGAGCCTTCGGATGCGGTTTACCTTCAGTGGTTTGAAGAAATCTGTCGGCGCACCGCTGTGATGATCGCACACTGGATGTCTGTGGGCTTTGTTCATGGCGTCATGAACACCGACAACATGTCGATTCTGGGAATTACTATCGATTACGGTCCCTACGGTTGGCTCGAACCTTACGACCCCGAATGGACGCCCAATACCACCGACTTCAGCCACCATCGTTATGCGTTCGGGCAGCAGCCACAAGTTGCGCTCTGGAACTTGATGATGCTGGCGCGTGCGCTTTCGGTTCTGGTTCCCGATGTCGAAGGTTTGCGCGCCGGTTTAACGGCCTATCAGGAAACCTTTGCGGCAACGCAGCACGCGATGATGCTTCGCAAACTCGGCCTTTCTTCGCGGAACCCGGAATTGGACGCAGCGCTCATCGAAGAGTTACACGCAAGCCTCGCGGATGCAGAAGTTGACATGACGATTTTCTTCCGCCAGCTTTCGCACGCGGCGGCTGCACTCGTCTCACACAACGGAGACGACGCAACGATATTCGGTGGCGTTATCGAAGCGGCATCTTACGACGACCAGGAGCACACCGGCCTCTTGCAGTGGCTCCAGAATTACGCTGCCCGACTGCGCGAAGAAACCGCAAGCGCCGGAGAGATCGAGAAGTCGATGCTGGCAGCGAACCCCAAATATGTGCTGCGCAACTACCTCGCGCAAAAAGCAATTGAAGCCGCAGAAAGTGGCGATCTTTCGGTTTTGCAACGCCTGATGACGGTTCTCAAAACGCCTTACGACGAACAACCGGAACACGACGAACTTGCGGATAGAAGACCAATGTGGGCAAGCAACAAGCCTGGCTGTGCGACACTTTCTTGCAGTTCATAA